The Brassica napus mitochondrion, complete genome genome includes a region encoding these proteins:
- the orf101f gene encoding hypothetical protein — MLYKAQLPFHFLCYRLLSFFLFKSIKDRRDLSFRLSRTSHLVCPSSLFMLLTLSFVLLLILVFVSWILVRALWNFPPLRHPHDAKSFSCARFFFFFFFFKK, encoded by the coding sequence ATGTTATATAAAGCACAGCTGCCATTTCATTTCCTTTGCTACCGGCTTCTTTCTTTCTTTTTGTTCAAATCAATCAAGGATCGAAGAGATCTATCTTTCCGGCTTAGCCGAACTTCTCACCTGGTATGTCCTAGTTCTTTGTTCATGCTGCTAACTCTGAGTTTTGTCCTACTTCTGATTTTGGTTTTCGTATCATGGATCTTGGTTCGCGCTTTATGGAATTTTCCCCCTCTCCGTCATCCACATGATGCTAAATCTTTCTCGTGCGCCCGCTTCTTCTTCTTCTTCTTCTTCTTCAAGAAATAA